Proteins encoded in a region of the Marinococcus sp. PL1-022 genome:
- a CDS encoding ABC transporter permease has product MLTAIWKNENMKWMHKTSTWIIAGLVTAMIIGAALLGKWNGVEEESQWRAEYEQALAQYEEGGEQTAASLTPELAAEYEYRLQENIPPIAAYGQWNYMDEMTLMISFITLFSIIVTSTLVAGEFQSGSVKLLFIRPVARWKLLLGKYLSGMTFAALLTMFTLALVYITGGLLFGFSPLEAPYLYSSEDLLERSIAVHMLSMFGLGFIQTAVMTLFAVMIASLFRSNAMAIGLSVFSMFFGTTATALLAQLNEPLASYSLFANNDLTVFISDNVRQLIEVGPWFSIAVLSCYTLLFAVTAFISFTQRDVAI; this is encoded by the coding sequence ATGCTTACAGCTATCTGGAAAAATGAAAATATGAAATGGATGCATAAAACGAGCACCTGGATCATCGCCGGTCTGGTAACGGCAATGATCATTGGAGCTGCGCTGCTTGGGAAATGGAACGGAGTGGAAGAAGAATCGCAGTGGCGTGCCGAATATGAACAGGCGCTTGCCCAGTATGAGGAAGGCGGAGAGCAGACAGCCGCCTCCTTAACGCCGGAGCTTGCCGCTGAATATGAATACCGGCTGCAGGAAAATATCCCTCCTATTGCTGCCTACGGCCAGTGGAATTATATGGACGAAATGACGTTAATGATTTCGTTTATTACCCTGTTTTCCATTATCGTTACATCAACGCTGGTCGCCGGCGAATTCCAGTCGGGCTCGGTAAAGCTGTTGTTTATCCGGCCGGTCGCGAGATGGAAGCTGCTTTTGGGCAAATACCTTTCCGGGATGACGTTTGCAGCGCTTCTCACTATGTTCACTCTCGCTCTCGTATACATCACAGGGGGCCTGTTGTTTGGCTTTTCTCCGCTCGAAGCCCCTTATCTTTACAGCAGCGAAGACCTGCTGGAACGAAGCATAGCGGTTCATATGCTCAGCATGTTCGGCCTGGGCTTTATCCAAACAGCCGTCATGACGCTTTTTGCCGTGATGATTGCCTCCCTGTTTCGCAGCAATGCCATGGCTATCGGCCTCAGCGTGTTCAGCATGTTTTTCGGAACGACCGCCACCGCTTTGCTGGCGCAGCTCAATGAACCGCTCGCGTCCTACAGCCTGTTTGCCAACAATGACCTCACAGTATTTATCAGCGATAACGTCCGACAGCTCATTGAGGTCGGCCCGTGGTTTTCAATTGCAGTCTTAAGCTGCTACACCCTGTTATTTGCAGTAACAGCTTTTATCAGCTTTACCCAGAGAGATGTAGCAATCTAA
- a CDS encoding ABC transporter ATP-binding protein, translating into MNQHPVLQLEGLTKSIQKTTVVHPLNLQVHAGEVFGFIGPNGAGKTTTIRMILGLVKATEGDVYIAGENVRTNFLTAISSVGGIIESPEMYDFLTGEQNLKHYARLAGNASATNIRDAAERTGIAYALKRKLKTYSLGMKQRLGLAQALLHQPKLLILDEPTNGLDPAGIRELRHYLRRLAEQEQMAVFISSHQLSDMEQMCDRIGIIHQGRLVDVQPVQSFVQGDRQKQAVTIVTNQPREASTALKPFTQEQTAVMDAFSVRVSLSPDDVPQCIATLVEHGIRIYEVSPHHHSLEDQFLKVTNGGA; encoded by the coding sequence ATGAACCAGCATCCTGTGTTGCAGTTAGAAGGACTCACCAAGTCCATTCAAAAAACCACCGTCGTCCATCCCCTTAATTTACAGGTGCACGCCGGAGAAGTGTTTGGCTTTATTGGTCCGAACGGTGCGGGCAAAACGACCACTATCCGCATGATCCTTGGTCTTGTGAAGGCGACAGAGGGCGATGTTTATATCGCTGGCGAAAATGTGCGGACCAATTTTTTAACCGCTATTTCGAGCGTCGGAGGAATTATCGAAAGTCCCGAAATGTATGATTTTTTAACCGGCGAACAAAATCTGAAGCACTACGCCCGGCTTGCCGGCAATGCTTCAGCAACTAACATCCGGGATGCTGCTGAACGGACGGGTATCGCCTACGCCCTGAAACGGAAATTGAAGACCTATTCCCTCGGCATGAAGCAGCGCCTGGGGCTTGCTCAGGCCCTGCTCCACCAGCCAAAGCTGTTAATACTGGATGAACCGACCAACGGCCTGGACCCGGCGGGGATCCGGGAACTCCGGCATTACCTCCGCCGACTCGCAGAACAGGAGCAAATGGCGGTGTTCATCTCCAGCCACCAGCTCTCAGATATGGAGCAGATGTGCGACCGTATCGGTATCATTCACCAGGGACGTCTGGTGGATGTGCAGCCGGTCCAGTCCTTTGTGCAGGGAGACCGTCAAAAGCAGGCTGTCACCATTGTCACCAATCAGCCCCGCGAGGCTTCCACGGCGTTAAAACCATTCACACAGGAGCAGACGGCAGTGATGGACGCTTTCTCTGTCCGGGTGTCTCTTTCGCCTGACGATGTGCCCCAATGCATCGCTACACTGGTTGAGCATGGCATCCGTATATACGAAGTCTCCCCTCACCATCATTCGCTCGAAGACCAGTTTTTAAAAGTAACCAACGGGGGTGCTTGA
- a CDS encoding ABC transporter ATP-binding protein, whose translation MITFDGVTKKFLSRTALENVTIEIPTKGVTGIVGENGSGKSTLLKLAGGLLRPDKGTVAYDGKKVSRKDSSRIAYLSENDHMYAFFRIDELINYQASLFPDFNKQRAYDMLSFMNLDPAQKIKTLSKGNRGRVKIVITLARKAELLLLDEPLSGLDPIVRRSIIQSLVSFVDVETQGVLISTHEVSEMDPLLDRVLVLRQQHVLDLEDSEAIREQFGVDTAGWMEHIYAKERKG comes from the coding sequence ATGATAACCTTTGACGGGGTAACAAAGAAATTTTTAAGCCGAACCGCTCTCGAAAACGTAACGATCGAAATCCCTACTAAAGGAGTGACCGGAATCGTCGGCGAAAACGGCAGCGGTAAATCTACCCTCCTTAAGCTTGCCGGCGGGCTGCTTCGTCCGGACAAGGGCACTGTTGCCTATGACGGGAAAAAGGTATCACGAAAAGACAGCTCCCGCATCGCCTATTTATCAGAAAACGACCACATGTACGCTTTTTTCCGCATCGACGAATTAATTAATTACCAGGCTTCCCTGTTTCCTGATTTCAACAAACAGCGTGCTTACGACATGCTGTCATTTATGAACCTCGATCCTGCCCAAAAAATCAAAACGCTCTCCAAGGGCAACCGCGGCCGGGTAAAAATTGTGATCACGCTCGCCCGGAAAGCCGAGCTGCTTCTCCTCGACGAACCGCTTTCGGGACTCGACCCGATTGTACGGCGCTCTATTATCCAAAGTCTCGTCTCGTTTGTGGATGTCGAGACCCAGGGCGTCCTGATCAGTACACATGAAGTCAGTGAAATGGATCCCCTGCTCGACCGGGTGCTCGTGCTCCGGCAGCAGCACGTGCTCGACCTCGAAGACAGCGAAGCGATCCGCGAACAATTTGGCGTCGACACGGCCGGATGGATGGAGCACATTTATGCCAAGGAAAGGAAGGGTTAA
- a CDS encoding GntR family transcriptional regulator, with the protein MAYTFDNSRPIYQQIIDTIHGNIIRGEWPPGTKLPSVRALAVEFGVNPNTVSRTYSELERTGVLEMKRGQGTFVTESEAAIQQLKQQLMHQRIKEFMNEMESLGMSKAEIRQGIDSYRKDDDHDNL; encoded by the coding sequence ATGGCTTACACATTTGATAACTCCAGGCCCATTTACCAGCAAATTATTGATACGATCCATGGCAATATTATTCGGGGCGAATGGCCGCCCGGGACGAAGCTTCCCTCCGTCCGGGCGCTGGCTGTCGAATTTGGCGTCAATCCAAATACCGTCTCCCGGACCTACAGTGAATTAGAACGGACAGGAGTGTTGGAAATGAAACGGGGACAGGGAACCTTTGTGACCGAAAGCGAAGCAGCCATTCAGCAGCTGAAACAGCAGCTGATGCATCAGCGGATTAAGGAATTTATGAACGAAATGGAAAGCCTCGGCATGAGCAAAGCAGAAATCCGCCAGGGCATTGACTCCTACCGAAAGGATGATGACCATGATAACCTTTGA
- a CDS encoding glycoside hydrolase family 31 protein: MLTKKDQFYLSAQKNNVLVFESGMQEMYFCVYVLEEKLFRITLTKERPEMDIHTWAVAPGDTEVPFEGLNRNHLTDLFSLPAYEASETPEDVTVETASLKLNINMAKLHCSWYDKTGGADVLIAEDRSTQAYAFQIAENAPTAHYLKRNDTDRFYGFGEKTGKVNKHGDRFRMLNIDAMGYDAEKTDPLYKHIPYYITYSPETKAAYGLYYDDYNECAFDMGREKDNYHGKYRYFQSNSPFLDFYFILGPTVAEVTRRFSWMTGRPALMPKWSIGYSGSTMTYTDEEKSQERLMNFVADTEKYDIPCESFHLSSGYTSINHKRYVFNWNYDKFPDPVKFTGDFHASGIKIIANIKPSLLIDHPKHEEVLDNDLILLDKNGRPLLQQFWDDMGVYLDFTNEETIDWWKKNVKTELLANGIDATWNDNNEFEIWDPEADVHLFGRGGKFQDYRAIFPMLMTKSSLEAQLEFDEEKRPYLISRAGSAGLSRYAQTWTGDNYSNWETLQYNIKMAIGLSLSGIYNFGHDTGGFSGNAPEPELFLRWIQSNIYYPRFTIHSWNDDQTVNEPWMYPEIVGKVSETIHWHQQLSGYIFSLLHKSSADYEPVIKPTFFDFGEDAATHAENDEFMLGEELLVCTIVRPGERERTVYLPEHPHGWYDMYTEQWYEGGRKVTVPAPLEYTPVMVKGGSLLPVENKAEGRIDMYAYPGQNGERTSFTYYDDNDRQHDSEVLSITCAMTADESGIYIEAHQEGAYDNGLTSMQLQLPKDESRQVFINGEAGAWFSWK; encoded by the coding sequence ATGTTGACGAAAAAAGACCAGTTTTATTTATCAGCGCAGAAGAATAACGTGCTGGTTTTTGAATCGGGTATGCAGGAAATGTACTTTTGCGTATATGTACTCGAAGAAAAATTATTCCGCATCACGCTGACGAAGGAACGCCCGGAAATGGACATACATACGTGGGCGGTAGCCCCCGGGGACACGGAAGTGCCGTTTGAAGGACTGAACCGGAATCATCTGACCGATCTTTTTTCGCTGCCGGCTTATGAAGCATCAGAAACGCCGGAGGATGTCACGGTGGAAACCGCATCGCTCAAGCTGAACATCAACATGGCCAAGCTCCACTGCAGCTGGTATGACAAAACAGGCGGCGCGGACGTGTTAATTGCTGAAGACCGCAGCACCCAGGCCTACGCGTTCCAGATTGCAGAAAACGCACCGACGGCCCACTATTTAAAGCGAAACGACACGGACCGTTTTTACGGCTTCGGGGAAAAAACGGGCAAGGTTAACAAACACGGCGACCGCTTCCGGATGCTCAATATTGATGCGATGGGCTATGACGCGGAAAAAACCGATCCACTCTACAAGCATATTCCGTACTATATTACGTACTCCCCGGAAACCAAAGCGGCTTACGGACTGTATTACGATGACTATAATGAATGCGCTTTCGACATGGGGCGGGAAAAGGACAACTACCACGGAAAATACCGGTATTTTCAAAGTAATTCGCCGTTTTTGGACTTTTATTTTATTCTTGGCCCGACTGTTGCCGAGGTTACCCGCCGGTTTTCGTGGATGACCGGGCGCCCGGCGCTGATGCCAAAATGGAGCATTGGCTACTCCGGATCGACGATGACCTACACGGATGAAGAAAAATCGCAGGAGCGGCTGATGAACTTTGTGGCAGATACCGAAAAGTATGATATCCCTTGCGAGTCCTTTCATCTTTCTTCCGGGTATACCTCGATTAACCATAAACGCTACGTCTTCAACTGGAACTACGATAAGTTCCCGGATCCGGTAAAGTTCACCGGGGATTTTCATGCAAGCGGTATTAAAATTATCGCCAACATTAAGCCGAGCCTGCTGATAGATCACCCGAAGCATGAGGAGGTGCTTGACAACGATCTTATTCTTCTGGATAAAAACGGCCGGCCGCTCCTGCAGCAGTTCTGGGATGACATGGGCGTGTACCTGGATTTCACCAACGAAGAGACAATTGACTGGTGGAAGAAAAACGTGAAAACGGAGCTGCTTGCAAACGGCATCGACGCCACCTGGAATGACAACAATGAATTTGAAATCTGGGATCCGGAGGCGGATGTTCATTTGTTCGGCCGCGGCGGCAAATTCCAGGATTACCGGGCGATTTTCCCGATGCTGATGACCAAGAGTTCCCTGGAAGCACAGCTTGAATTCGATGAAGAAAAACGGCCGTATCTGATCAGCCGGGCAGGGAGCGCGGGACTCAGCAGGTACGCCCAGACGTGGACCGGAGACAACTACTCCAACTGGGAGACGCTCCAGTACAACATTAAAATGGCGATCGGCTTAAGCCTTTCCGGCATCTATAATTTCGGGCATGACACGGGAGGGTTTTCCGGCAACGCACCGGAGCCGGAGCTGTTTCTGCGCTGGATTCAGAGCAACATCTACTACCCGCGGTTTACGATTCATTCCTGGAACGACGATCAGACAGTCAACGAACCGTGGATGTACCCGGAAATTGTAGGTAAGGTATCGGAGACGATTCACTGGCACCAGCAGCTGTCCGGCTACATTTTCTCGCTGCTGCACAAGTCGTCAGCTGACTACGAGCCCGTGATCAAGCCGACCTTCTTCGACTTTGGCGAGGATGCAGCGACGCACGCTGAAAACGACGAATTCATGCTCGGCGAAGAGCTGCTCGTCTGCACGATCGTGCGTCCGGGTGAGCGTGAGCGCACCGTGTACCTGCCTGAACATCCGCACGGCTGGTACGACATGTATACCGAACAGTGGTACGAGGGAGGACGTAAGGTGACAGTTCCTGCTCCGCTTGAGTATACGCCGGTGATGGTAAAGGGAGGCAGTCTGCTGCCGGTGGAAAACAAGGCCGAAGGCCGGATCGACATGTACGCGTATCCGGGCCAAAACGGCGAACGGACGTCGTTTACGTATTACGATGATAACGACAGGCAGCACGATTCTGAAGTGCTTTCCATTACGTGTGCGATGACAGCCGATGAAAGCGGCATCTATATTGAAGCCCATCAGGAGGGCGCGTACGACAACGGACTTACATCGATGCAGCTCCAGCTGCCGAAGGATGAAAGCAGGCAGGTCTTTATCAACGGAGAGGCAGGTGCGTGGTTTTCGTGGAAGTGA
- a CDS encoding TRAP transporter substrate-binding protein has protein sequence MKKWISLVTIIALIALTGCQSASGEEERTFTLAHNQPTDHPVHQSLERFAELVEEKSDGAMSIKIYPNGELGSEREVIEGTQAGAVDFSKVSGSALESFEPAYSVFSLPYLFESQESFKRVMNNEDVTDDIYMESADKGFRGLTYYDAGIRNVYTKSRMIETSEDMSGLKTRVQPSQTSVQMIEAMGGTPTPMSYGEVYTALQSGVIDAAENNATALTNSNHGEVAKNYFYTEHAIVPDMLIANENIMESLSDSERQIIEEAAEESTSYHEELWNETVNEAKATAKEEMNVEFYEVDKQSFIDAVQPLHEEFQNDPDTSDIYNKIKEAE, from the coding sequence GTGAAAAAATGGATCAGCCTTGTCACGATTATAGCTCTGATTGCTTTAACGGGCTGCCAGAGTGCAAGCGGCGAAGAGGAAAGGACCTTTACGCTCGCACACAACCAGCCGACGGATCATCCGGTGCACCAGTCGCTTGAACGATTTGCTGAGCTCGTGGAGGAAAAATCAGATGGAGCCATGAGCATTAAAATTTACCCGAACGGAGAGCTTGGAAGCGAGCGTGAAGTGATTGAAGGAACCCAGGCCGGCGCCGTTGATTTCAGTAAGGTAAGCGGGAGTGCCCTGGAAAGCTTTGAGCCCGCCTATTCGGTTTTCAGCCTGCCGTATTTGTTTGAAAGCCAGGAAAGCTTTAAGCGTGTCATGAATAACGAGGACGTGACGGACGACATCTATATGGAATCCGCAGATAAAGGATTCCGCGGCCTGACGTATTACGACGCTGGGATCCGCAATGTTTACACGAAAAGCAGAATGATCGAAACAAGTGAAGACATGAGCGGCTTAAAAACGAGAGTACAGCCGAGCCAGACGAGCGTGCAGATGATCGAAGCGATGGGGGGCACACCGACGCCGATGAGCTATGGTGAAGTGTATACTGCGCTGCAGTCGGGCGTTATCGACGCCGCCGAAAACAATGCCACGGCGCTTACGAACAGCAACCACGGGGAAGTGGCGAAAAACTATTTCTACACCGAGCATGCCATTGTTCCCGACATGCTGATCGCCAATGAAAATATCATGGAAAGCCTGTCCGACAGTGAACGGCAAATCATCGAAGAAGCTGCTGAAGAATCGACCAGCTATCACGAGGAGCTGTGGAACGAGACGGTGAACGAAGCCAAGGCGACAGCCAAAGAGGAAATGAACGTGGAATTTTATGAAGTGGACAAGCAGTCGTTTATTGATGCAGTGCAGCCGCTGCATGAAGAGTTCCAAAACGACCCGGACACCTCTGATATTTACAACAAAATAAAGGAGGCCGAGTAG
- a CDS encoding TRAP transporter small permease translates to MQKVKIILDRTLLIVNSVLITCMALLSIWQVFTRYVLDAPSTTSEEIIRFMLIWFTLLTAAYVFGQKKHIAIVFLIEKFRERSQRFIGLAINILWVFLGIVPMIIGGIILLSYTYSETAPATGMSMLFVYSAVPASGVCIVLYAVIDMVRGSSRIGTAGEGEKG, encoded by the coding sequence ATGCAAAAGGTCAAAATAATTCTCGACCGTACGCTGTTAATTGTTAATTCCGTATTAATTACCTGCATGGCCCTGCTTTCGATCTGGCAGGTGTTTACCCGGTACGTTCTGGATGCGCCGAGTACCACAAGCGAAGAAATTATCCGCTTTATGCTCATCTGGTTCACGCTGCTTACAGCCGCCTACGTATTCGGACAGAAAAAGCATATCGCCATTGTGTTTCTGATTGAAAAGTTCCGGGAGCGCTCGCAGCGCTTCATCGGGCTTGCCATTAACATTTTATGGGTGTTTTTAGGAATAGTACCAATGATTATCGGCGGCATCATTCTGCTGTCGTATACATACTCGGAAACGGCCCCGGCAACGGGCATGTCCATGCTGTTTGTCTACAGCGCTGTGCCGGCCTCGGGTGTATGTATCGTGCTGTATGCCGTAATTGATATGGTTCGGGGCAGCAGCCGGATCGGCACTGCCGGTGAGGGGGAAAAAGGATGA
- a CDS encoding TRAP transporter large permease: MTVTAGILLFALLGILLVFGVPIALAILLSAMVTISLVIPFDVSIIITAQRLATGVDNFTILAIPLFVLAGIIMNNGGIAFRLINLAKIIVGRLPGSLAHTNVVGNMLFGSISGSSVAAAAAMGKIMTPMEMRQKYSLSYSAATNIASAPAGLLIPPSSMLIVYSLVSGGTSIAALFMAGYIPGILWGLSVMAVAYVYARKHKYPVSEKVSWKDKLFIVFDAIPSLLLIIIVIGGIVAGIFTATEGAAVAVIYALLLSLIYRQLKKEEFKNIFKETIEITGMILLLITASSLFSLVMSYTEIPAGISNALLSISANTIVILLLINLILLVMGTFMDITPAVLIFTPIFFPVVTELGIDPVHFGIIIAFNLCIGNITPPVGSVLFVGTSVADARLESVIKTLIPYFIILIVMVIAVTFIPQLSLFLPQLFDLM; the protein is encoded by the coding sequence ATGACAGTTACAGCAGGAATTTTATTATTCGCATTGCTCGGCATACTGCTCGTGTTCGGGGTGCCGATTGCACTCGCCATACTGCTGAGTGCGATGGTTACCATTTCACTTGTGATTCCGTTTGATGTAAGCATCATTATTACCGCGCAGCGGCTTGCGACTGGCGTGGACAATTTCACGATTCTGGCGATTCCGCTGTTTGTGCTTGCAGGCATTATTATGAACAACGGCGGTATTGCCTTCCGGCTTATTAACCTGGCAAAAATTATTGTCGGCAGACTGCCGGGTTCTCTTGCACATACAAACGTCGTCGGCAACATGCTGTTTGGCTCCATTTCGGGGTCGAGTGTTGCAGCGGCTGCTGCGATGGGCAAAATCATGACTCCGATGGAAATGAGACAGAAATACTCTCTCAGCTACTCGGCCGCGACCAATATCGCGTCGGCTCCGGCAGGACTTCTGATCCCGCCAAGCTCCATGCTGATTGTGTATTCTCTTGTCAGCGGCGGCACCTCGATTGCAGCGCTGTTTATGGCCGGCTACATTCCGGGGATTTTGTGGGGCCTCTCCGTGATGGCCGTCGCTTATGTGTATGCCAGAAAGCATAAATATCCGGTGTCCGAGAAGGTCAGCTGGAAGGATAAACTGTTTATCGTATTTGATGCGATTCCGAGTCTGCTTTTGATCATTATCGTAATCGGCGGGATCGTCGCCGGCATTTTTACCGCCACGGAAGGCGCAGCGGTTGCCGTCATTTATGCGCTTTTGCTGTCACTGATCTACAGACAACTGAAAAAAGAGGAATTTAAAAACATTTTCAAGGAAACCATCGAAATCACGGGCATGATTCTGCTTTTGATTACAGCATCCTCGCTGTTTTCCCTCGTGATGAGCTATACCGAAATTCCGGCAGGCATCAGCAATGCGCTGCTTTCGATCAGCGCGAACACGATCGTGATTCTACTGCTTATCAACCTGATCCTGCTTGTAATGGGGACCTTTATGGACATTACGCCGGCCGTGCTCATTTTCACGCCGATCTTTTTCCCGGTGGTGACCGAGCTTGGCATCGATCCTGTTCACTTTGGCATTATTATTGCCTTCAACCTTTGTATCGGAAATATCACACCTCCGGTCGGAAGCGTGCTGTTTGTCGGTACAAGCGTTGCCGATGCGCGACTTGAAAGTGTCATCAAAACACTGATACCTTATTTCATCATTCTGATTGTGATGGTGATCGCCGTTACTTTTATTCCTCAGCTCAGCCTGTTTCTGCCTCAGCTGTTTGATCTGATGTAG
- a CDS encoding ROK family transcriptional regulator, with protein MHKGDWNYIRNLNRRVILEEIVKNASLSRSELARITGLNKATISTQINDLLEQELVIETRTEALDTPGRKPIIIEMNERAGFTIGVDIDELSTNIIFCDLKGRRLHQKQLHLDTYHFESMLEALIQQLQAEIDAFQSGASAAPLAGIGIGIHGIVNNDSRIVYTPKQEWVNLDIKTRLEEAFDAPVHVDNSANLAVYAEHVYAKHGSDLFCLTLYSGIGLGMVKDSVIYRGHQGFAGEIGHMIIEPDGKPCPCGNHGCWELYASNKAFFKLLYESGDEFHTQEQVSKHLETIDAEQEIAEYIFYLSIGVNNVINIFNPERIIINSPLFASKPELLERVEESLQSKFNNYEELKISSLNEDACALGAAALAFKKFLGVHHVDHSVSFSM; from the coding sequence TTGCATAAAGGCGACTGGAACTATATACGAAACTTAAACCGTCGGGTGATTCTCGAAGAAATTGTGAAAAACGCTTCCCTTTCCCGGAGCGAACTGGCGAGAATCACCGGCTTAAATAAAGCGACCATCTCCACACAGATCAATGACCTGCTCGAGCAGGAACTTGTGATTGAAACGAGAACCGAAGCTCTCGATACCCCCGGGCGTAAGCCGATTATTATTGAAATGAACGAGCGTGCCGGCTTTACAATAGGCGTTGATATTGATGAACTCAGCACAAATATCATTTTTTGTGACCTGAAGGGCCGTCGTCTTCATCAGAAGCAGCTTCATCTGGATACGTACCATTTTGAAAGCATGCTTGAAGCATTAATTCAACAGCTGCAGGCAGAAATCGATGCCTTTCAGAGCGGCGCCTCTGCTGCTCCACTCGCCGGAATCGGTATCGGCATTCACGGAATTGTGAACAACGACAGCCGGATCGTTTATACCCCAAAACAGGAGTGGGTGAATCTGGACATAAAGACCCGCCTCGAAGAAGCGTTTGACGCCCCCGTGCATGTAGACAACAGCGCCAACCTGGCCGTATATGCCGAACACGTTTATGCAAAACATGGGTCCGACCTGTTCTGCCTGACTTTATACTCCGGCATCGGGCTCGGCATGGTTAAAGACTCGGTCATTTACCGCGGGCATCAGGGCTTTGCCGGTGAAATCGGCCATATGATTATCGAGCCGGATGGCAAGCCCTGTCCGTGCGGCAACCATGGCTGCTGGGAGCTTTATGCCTCCAATAAAGCATTTTTTAAGCTGCTTTACGAAAGCGGCGACGAGTTCCATACCCAGGAGCAGGTAAGTAAACATCTTGAAACGATAGATGCTGAGCAAGAGATTGCCGAATACATTTTCTATCTGTCAATTGGCGTAAATAATGTGATTAACATCTTTAATCCCGAGCGCATCATCATCAACAGCCCGCTGTTTGCCTCCAAGCCCGAGCTCTTAGAGCGGGTCGAGGAGTCTTTGCAGTCCAAGTTTAACAACTACGAGGAGCTGAAAATTTCGAGCCTGAACGAAGACGCCTGTGCACTAGGAGCCGCGGCGCTTGCGTTTAAAAAGTTTCTGGGCGTTCACCATGTGGACCACTCTGTCTCCTTCAGCATGTAA
- the uxaC gene encoding glucuronate isomerase — protein sequence MTAFIHEDFLLQSQVARTLYHDYAKHLPLIDYHNHLPPGEILNDKNFDNLAQIWLSGDHYKWRAMRANGIAEEYITGNKSDYEKFLAWAETVPNTLGNPLYHWTHLELSSYFGIDTLLNKDTAEAIWEESREKLQSPEFSTQSLLRKDNVVFLGTTDDPADALTTHEQLGQSHLPFDVSPSYRPDQALHLEKDSFPSWVQQLAEMTGKSISSYGELLAALDERIEAFDALGTRSSDHGMTDMVYEPASEAEAAAVFQKRINGEAVTTEEAAKYKTYTLLHLAERYAAKDWVMQLHLHPLRNTNTAMLQRLGGDSGFDAIHDQLPARPLAAFLDQLEQNGALPKTVLYSVNANNNNTLAAIAGSFQNSEIPGKVQVGTAWWFNDHIDGMENQMKSLASIGLISNFIGMLTDSRSFLSFSRHEYFRRILCNLIGTWVEEGKAPYDLKLLSTYVENICYYNAKKYFSI from the coding sequence ATGACTGCATTTATTCACGAAGATTTTCTGCTTCAGTCGCAGGTGGCACGCACGCTGTATCATGATTATGCGAAGCACCTGCCGCTCATCGATTATCACAATCACCTGCCGCCCGGCGAAATTTTAAACGATAAAAACTTTGATAATCTGGCCCAGATCTGGCTGAGTGGCGATCACTACAAGTGGAGAGCCATGCGGGCAAACGGGATCGCAGAAGAGTATATTACGGGAAACAAAAGCGACTACGAAAAGTTTCTGGCATGGGCGGAAACGGTGCCGAATACGCTCGGAAATCCACTGTATCACTGGACGCACCTGGAGCTGTCGTCGTATTTTGGCATTGATACGCTGTTAAACAAAGACACGGCAGAAGCAATCTGGGAGGAAAGCCGGGAAAAACTGCAGTCGCCGGAGTTTTCCACCCAGTCGCTGCTTCGAAAGGACAATGTCGTGTTTCTGGGAACGACCGATGACCCGGCGGACGCGTTAACTACGCACGAGCAGCTCGGGCAGAGCCATCTGCCGTTTGACGTGTCGCCTTCCTACCGGCCGGACCAGGCGCTGCACCTGGAAAAGGACAGCTTTCCGTCCTGGGTGCAGCAGCTGGCAGAGATGACGGGAAAAAGCATTTCCTCCTACGGGGAGCTTTTAGCGGCATTGGATGAACGAATCGAGGCGTTTGATGCGCTAGGCACCCGCAGCTCCGATCACGGCATGACGGACATGGTATATGAACCAGCCAGTGAAGCGGAAGCAGCGGCCGTTTTCCAAAAACGGATAAACGGGGAGGCAGTAACGACGGAGGAAGCAGCCAAATACAAAACGTATACGCTGCTGCATCTGGCCGAAAGGTACGCGGCAAAGGACTGGGTGATGCAGCTGCACCTGCACCCGCTCCGCAACACAAATACCGCAATGCTTCAGAGGCTTGGCGGAGACTCGGGATTTGATGCGATCCATGACCAGCTGCCCGCCCGGCCGCTTGCTGCGTTTCTCGATCAGCTTGAACAAAACGGTGCTCTCCCCAAAACGGTGCTGTACAGCGTAAACGCCAATAACAACAATACGCTTGCGGCGATTGCCGGCAGCTTCCAGAACAGCGAAATTCCCGGCAAGGTGCAGGTAGGCACCGCCTGGTGGTTCAATGACCACATTGACGGCATGGAAAACCAGATGAAGTCTCTTGCCAGCATTGGCCTGATCAGTAATTTCATCGGCATGCTGACCGATTCAAGAAGCTTTTTGTCATTTTCGAGACACGAATATTTCCGGCGTATTCTCTGCAATCTGATTGGTACATGGGTGGAGGAAGGAAAAGCGCCGTATGACTTGAAGCTGTTAAGTACGTACGTCGAAAATATCTGCTATTACAACGCGAAAAAATATTTTTCAATTTAA